The following are encoded together in the Macadamia integrifolia cultivar HAES 741 chromosome 10, SCU_Mint_v3, whole genome shotgun sequence genome:
- the LOC122091776 gene encoding membrane protein PM19L-like, whose translation MASGATKSLAFILLVLNLVLYGVVTFIAGWAVNYGIERSAQTASALTMPAHIFPIYYPIGNMATGFFVIFALIAGLVGVATSLSGISNILQWNVPNLLSAATYSTTTWLLTILAMGLACKEINIGFRDSNLRTLEVLTIILSATQLFCMAAIHFGAADVISRRR comes from the exons ATGGCTTCCGGAGCAACCAAATCACTAGCATTCATCCTCTTAGTTCTTAATCTTGTGCTCTATGGTGTTGTCACCTTCATCGCCGGTTGGGCTGTCAATTACGGCATCGAACGTTCAGCTCAAACAG CATCTGCTTTGACGATGCCTGCACATATATTTCCAATATATTATCCAATCGGTAATATGGCAACTGGTTTCTTCGTGATCTTTGCACTGATTGCTGGACTTGTGGGTGTTGCAACTTCACTTTCTGGGATCAGTAATATCCTCCAATGGAATGTTCCTAACTTGCTATCAGCTGCAACTTATTCTACCACTACATGGTTGCTCACCATTCTAGCCATGGG ATTAGCATGCAAAGAGATTAATATAGGCTTCAGGGATTCAAACTTG CGGACTCTGGAAGTGTTGACCATCATTTTAAGTGCCACTCAACTGTTCTGCATGGCTGCAATCCATTTCGGAGCAGCAGATGTTATCAGTCGACGGAGATAG